AAACGCGTAGCAGTCGTACATGTTATGTTTAACGTGATTGGTGCAACAATATTCTTATTAATATTGCCATTTTATGAAGCGGCAATGCAATGGGTTCAACATGCATTGAACTTAAACCCTAAAATGGTTATTGCATTTGCACATGGAACATTTAACGTAACAAATACACTCATTCAATTACCATTTATATTCGCATTAGCTTGGATTGTAACGAAGATTATTCCAGGTGAAGATTTAAATGAAAAATATAAACCAAAATATTTAGATAATAATTTAATTAATAGAGCACCGAGCATAGCACTACAAGAAGCACAAAATGAAATACAAAACATCGGTAAAATGACAGTTTCAATGTTAAATAATGTTGGAAATATAGATGATAAATCTATAAAGAAACATAAACAAAAACATGTAGCAGTAGATAACATGTACGATAATGTAAGACAGTATTTAAATAAATTATCAGAGAAAAAGTTATCTGCTAAAGATGCTGAAAGATTGTCAGTGTTATATGATGTAAATAGAACGATATTAAAAGTTTCGTCATTAACAGAAACTTATTTAGAAGAACTTCAGAAAAAACAATCGGCAGATATCCATATATCTGAAAAAGCAGAAAAAAGCATCGGTCAATTATATAATCACGTCAAAGTATCGTATGAAAAAACATTCGAAGTATTCGACGTTTATGATTATATTAAAAAAGATGAAGTCGTTAAAAGAAGTGAAGATTCTTATTTATTAGAACACGAGTTACGTAAAAAACACATTAAACGATTAAGTTCCGGAGAATGTTCTCCAGAAGGCAGCCTTGTTTATATAGATATGATTTCCGTTCTTGAAAGAATCGGATATCACTCAAGAAATATATCTGAATCTATGATCAATTTAGGTGAAGACACATATACACAAACATCAGAAGTTAGATTATAAAAGTAAAGATAGGCTGAGACATGAACATCTCAGATTAATATAAAAGAGCGCAAATTCTTATTTTCGAAGAATTTGCGCTCTTTTTATTTTTTATTATTGGATGAGGTTGGTGTGTTTGGCGGGAGAAGGGGTCTAAATGTAGCTTGTTTACTCAGTCTTGCAACATTCAGACCTCCTATGTAGCTTTTTTGGTGAGTCTTGCAATATACAGGCCTTCTATGTTGCTTGTTTAGTCAGTCTTGCAACATACAGGCGTTCTATGTAGCTTGTTTGGTAAGTCTTGCAACATTCGGGGCTTCTATGTAGCTTGTTTGGTAAGTCTTGCAACATACGGAGCTTCTATGTAGCTTGTTTGTGTAGTCTTGCAACATACAGCATGTACTTAAAAGAACAAACGAAAAAATATAAGAAAAATGAATATTCCTCACGATTTTGTGAAGTGCTGACGCCCGGGGGAATAGTATGCGAGAGAGACTACAGGCTCGAACCATACCCCTAGGCAAGCATGCACGAACAAAATCGTGAGATTTTAATATATATAAAGATGTTTTCACTAGTCTATAACCTAATGAAGACATCTTTTATTTTAAGTGAAAATATTTTTAGCTTATGAAAATATATACAGATGTGAAATATAAGTGTCTATACAAGGGTTATTCATTGGTCTTTGATCATTTTTATCTTAACATAGTTATATAAATAAAAATGTAAGCGATTTCTAAAAATTAAAATTAATTTTTAGAAATACATAAAAGGGGCTGTACGTATGAGTTTAAATGTTGGAATCATTGGTTGTGGTGGTATCGCAAACGGTAAGCATTTACCTAGTTTGCAGAAAATAAATGAAGTGAACATTGTTGCTTTTTGTGATATTGAAGTTGAAAAAGCGCAAGTTGCTGCTGAACAATATGGAACTGATAACGCGAAAGTTTACGTAGATTATAAATTATTGCTGGAAGATGATTCTATTGATGTTATTCATGTATGTACACCAAATAGTTCTCATAAAGAATTAACGATTGCTTCTCTCGATGCTGGTAAACATGTTATGTGTGAAAAACCTATGGCTAAGACGACAGAAGAAGCGAGAGATATGATTGAAGCGGCTAAACGTAACGGTAAAAAGTTAACAATTGGTTACCAAAATCGTTTCAGACCTGACAGTCAATATTTACGTAAAGCAACCCAACGTGGTGACTTAGGTGATATTTATTA
This portion of the Mammaliicoccus vitulinus genome encodes:
- a CDS encoding Na/Pi cotransporter family protein; the encoded protein is MELSALEIIFTFIGGLGIFLYGIKQMGDGLQAAAGDRLRSILNRFTSNPLMGVLAGMIVTVLIQSSSGTTVITIGLVSAGFMTMRQAIGVVMGANIGTTVTAFIIGINIGDYALPILALGAFLIFFIQKRKVKNIGMIFFGFGSLFYGLELMSGAVKPLADLDGFKQIMLDMSSNPFLGVAAGTFVTLIVQSSSATIGILQGFFANDLVSLHGALPILLGDNIGTTITAVLASLAGSIAAKRVAVVHVMFNVIGATIFLLILPFYEAAMQWVQHALNLNPKMVIAFAHGTFNVTNTLIQLPFIFALAWIVTKIIPGEDLNEKYKPKYLDNNLINRAPSIALQEAQNEIQNIGKMTVSMLNNVGNIDDKSIKKHKQKHVAVDNMYDNVRQYLNKLSEKKLSAKDAERLSVLYDVNRTILKVSSLTETYLEELQKKQSADIHISEKAEKSIGQLYNHVKVSYEKTFEVFDVYDYIKKDEVVKRSEDSYLLEHELRKKHIKRLSSGECSPEGSLVYIDMISVLERIGYHSRNISESMINLGEDTYTQTSEVRL